The Radiobacillus deserti genomic interval GTCGCACCTGTATTGATGTCTTCTCTAAGCTCTTTTCCAGATTTAGGCGCAAATAGTAAAGCAACAGAAGCTCCTACAATACCACCAATCAGCGATCCGATTAAAAAGTCCTTTGTATTCATGTCATCGTTATGATTACTCATGATCGATTCCTCCTGTCTCTTTTTTCTTTCGTTTATTCCACAAATCCAATGCAACAGTCCCCCACTTCATTGCTTGTGCCGTTGCATTTTTATTTTTTTCCGCAGTATTTGACACACTGGATGACAGCGTTTTTAAGGATTCATTAAATTCTTGGACAGTTTGTCCGATGCCTTTAATTCCATCAAATAACGTGTTCATCTTTAAGGATTTTTCATTAATATCCTCTGCTAGTTTATTTGTTTTATTTAATAGTGCTGTTGTTTCAATGGTGATCCCTTCCATCTGTTTTTCTAAACCTTCTAGTGTGTTAGCAACATTACTCATCGTTCGTTGTGTAGCTTTAAGTACCTTTGAAAGATAAATGACTAATACGGCGAAAGCCACGGCTGCGATTAGTGCTGCTATGTAAAGTAAAATTTCCATCCTTTCAACTCCTTTTGCATGCTTTGCTAGGTTTGGAAGGTATTCTTTTTACATATAGTATGTAAAAATATGTACCCTTTACCATGAGAAATAAAACGCCTGATTCCATTTATTTTACCAAACAAGTTAAAAAAGGGAAACGAATCCCCTCATTTCTCTTTAGTATTCCCGATGAAACGTTAAACATGAATAGAAAAACAAAAAACGATACAAGGCCTTAATACCTTGTATCGCACTTTATTCATTCATTAAGCGCACCCTGAATAGATGCTTCATACGCTTGCTGGAATTTCTGAATATCTCCTGCTCCCATGAAAATAAGAACGTGATCTTCGTACTGCTTCAATTCCTCAACGTTGTCTACATCTAAAAGATAGCAATCTTCTATAAGTTTTTTCAAATCATCAATCGTTAATTTCCCACTATCTTCTCTGGCTGAGCCAAAAATGTCACATAAATAAACGTGATCGGCTAGATTTAAAGCCGCAGCAAATTCATTTAAAAAAGTCTTCGTACGTGTATATGTGTGTGGTTGAAAAATTACAGTAACTGGACGGTATGGGTATTTTTTTCTTGCTGCTTCGATCGTTACTTCAATTTCTTTTGGGTGATGTGCATAATCATCAATTAGCACTTGATTTCCTACTTGTTTTTCAGAAAAGCGACGTTTAACACCTTGAAAACTATAGATTTTCTTAATATCTTCTGCTCTCATTCCTTCATAATGGCAAATTGCAATTACTGCTAATGCATTTAATACATTGTGATTACCGTAGGATGGAATGGTAAATGAATCATAAAATGTATTACGAACAAACACATCAAAGGTTGTTCCATCCTCATCTTCAAAGACATTTTGTGCTTGAAAGTCATTTGTATCTGAAAAACCATAATACATGACCGGAACTTTTGCTTGAATTTGTTGAAGATATTCATCATCTCCGCAAGCAACAATTCCTTTCTTAACTTTCTCAGCCATTTGCTGGAAGGATTGAAATACATCATCTATACTTGAGAAAAAATCTGGATGGTCGAAATCAATATTTGTCATAATCGCGTAATCTGGTTCGTATTCGAGAAAATGGTTTCGATATTCACACGCTTCGAAAACAAAGTACTGACTATCTGGATTTCCAACACCAGTACCATCTCCAATCAAGAAGGAGATGGGGTACGTTTCACTCAACACGTGAGCTAACAAACCAGTGGTCGAAGTCTTTCCATGGGCACCAGTCACTGCGATACTTGTGTATTTTTTTAACCATTCCCCTAGAAATTCATGATAACGATAAAAAGTTAACCCTAATCTCTTTGCTTCCACAATTTCCTCGTGGTCATCGGAAAATGCATTTCCAGCAATAATGGTTAAGCCTTCTTTTATATTATCTTTAGAAAAAGGTAATATGGTAATGTCCTTATCTTCTAATGCTTCTTGTGTGAAGAATCTTTTTTCTACATCAGAACCTTGTACGGTTTCTCCTGAGTCTTCTAGAATCTGTGCTAAAGCACTCATCCCAGTCCCCTTTATACCAATGAAGTGGTAAGTTGTCATATAAGAACCTCCAAAAAAAGAGTCATGTATTATCTGTCTATGTAAATACATATATGCACAGAGTAGCTCTATGGTTAACTATTCAATTATAGCAAAATGCGTTGAAACTTCAATGCATCAACGCATGGCAACCTTATGATTGCTCAAAATATTCCACTTTTTCTAATCTAGGATTTGGTCGATATTTTCTTCCTTCTTTTGCTTGTGGTTCCCCGTTCAATAATACATTATCCCCTGTGAAAGACACCCCTATATTCAACAGGCTTCTTCCAACACCGTATAAATCAACTGGAACTCCATGCTCTTCGAATTTTCTGATTCGTTTTTCATCGAACCCACCACTGACTATAATTTTCACATGTCGGAACCCTTCTTCGTCTAACGCTTTTCGAAGGGCAAAGATCAATTCAGGGTTTGCACCTCTTGGATCAAATTTCCCCATCAAATGCTGGTTTCTGAGGAAATATTTGTCAACCATATTTTTAGACGTATCGACTCGAACCCCTTTTAATTTATCTCCGAATTCACGTGCGACTCGAAGTGAATCATTAATGACATCGTTGTTATAGTCCACAAGCACCATTAAGTCATCATTTGGATACATCTCGTTATATGCCTTTGCAGCAGCAACAACATCGCCTTGAAACATTTGAATCATAGCGTGAGGCATCGTACCCATTCCTTCTTTTCCCCACCATTCGTTCATGGCGTGAGTCGCTTGAGCTGTGGATCCGCCTATAAAAGCAGCATACCCGTCCCCGGCTTGTTGGGTGTAGTGATCGTCACGGTCTCCCATAAAAATAATCGGCTTTTGCGTGCCAGACGTTCTAGCCGCTTTCACGACGTTATATACATTCGTGGCAACGGATGTCCTTCTAGCTAATATTCCATCAATAATTCCCTCTAAATATCCAAAATCCTGATAAGGACCAGTTACCGTTAATACGGTTTCATATGGCGCTATTTTATCTCCATCTTTTAAGGAATAAATCTCTAATTTATCAGGGTTGTTTGCAAAGGTATGTAATAAAGCAATTGCTTCATCCGTTCCACAAAGTACAGCATCCCTTTTTTGAAAGAATTGCATGGTAACTTTATTATTTGGAAGAAACTTCTCTGCTATTTCCTTTGTTTTCAAAAAATATACTGCAGAAAACCAGCCTTCAGCAATACGTTCATCAAATTTAAAGGTTTTATTTGTTAAGCGCTCAATATCGCCTTTTAATTTTCGACTAATTTCTTTCATTTGAACAGAACTCCTTAAAAGTCATTTCCCTTAGCTTTCCACATCATATAAATTATATCATATAAGAATCCGCTAACTTCGACAAGTGTTAATGATGTCGTTTATCACAAAAAAAGGTCATTCCTAGGAATGACCTTTTTAGGATGGGGTGTGATAATTGGATGTGCTAACCAATACATCTCTCGGTTTACTTCCTTTTTGTTCAGAAATAATCCCGTTTGCCTCCATACTATCAATCAAGCGTGCTGCTCGGTTGTATCCAATTTTGAATCGACGCTGTAACAGGGACGCACTAGCACTGTTTTGTTGGATAACAAAATCGACCGCATCTAAGTATAATTCATCCTCATCTTCTTCCATATGAACCTGCTCCAAAAGCTGTTCTTGCTCAAATAAATATTGTGGTGGTGCGGATTTTCTTACGAAGCTTGTTACTCGTTCAATCTCATCATCGGACACAAAAGCACCTTGTATTCGAACGGACTGTCCAGCACCATTTTCTACAAATAGCATATCTCCTCTACCTAGGAGCTTCTCGGCACCACTTACATCGATAATGGTTCTAGAATCCACTTGAGAGGATACACTAAACGCAATACGAGTAGGGACATTCGCTTTAATCAATCCTGTAATTACATCAACGGATGGACGCTGTGTTGCTAACAACAAATGAATACCACATGCACGTGCTTTTTGCGCAATACGACAAATCGCATCTTCCACATCTTGTGGAGAGACCATCATTAGGTCGGCTAGCTCATCAATCACAATAATTAAATAAGGGAGCTTATCTGCTTTTCTATTTTGTTTCTCCATTTTTTGATTATATCGTTCCACATCACGAACACCTTCATGTACGAACTTTTCGTAACGCTCTTCCATCTCATTTACAGCCCATTTTAAAGCATGGGTAGCAGCTTTCACATCTGTTATTACAGGTGCTACTAAGTGTGGTAGTTCATTGTAAGGCGCAAGCTCTACCATCTTTGGGTCAATCAGTAAGAAACGGACATCCTCATGACTAGCTTTATAAAGTAAGCTTATCAATATGGAGTTAATACAAACACTTTTTCCTGAGCCCGTTGCACCAGCTATTAACCCGTGAGGCATTTTCTTTAAGTTCGTAACCATTGGTCGTCCTGATATATCAAGCCCTAATGCAACCGTTAAAGGGGATTGATCCGATTGAAATGCCTCTGACTCCAATATTTCTTGCAAACCTACTGCCTGCGGAACGGGATTCGGAACCTCAATTCCTATGGCATTTTTTCCTGGAATAGGTGCTTCCATTCGAATATCTCTTGCAGCCAAATTCAGTTTTATATCGTCACTCAAGTTTTTAATTTTACTAACTTTGACTCCTAATTCAGGCTGTACTTCGAATCTCGTTACCGAAGGTCCAGTCATCGCATTGACCACTTTCGCTTTCACATGAAAGTGACGAAGTGTTGTTTCCAACAGTTCAATTTGTTCCAGAACCCACTGTTCATCTGCACCTTTTGTGAAAGTAGGATCATTCAATAAATGAATGGGTGGCACAGGCTCTTTTTCGACCTCTTTTATGCCATCGTCTGTTGATGTAACAGACGCGACTGGATCCACGGAGTATAATTCTTTCTTATCAAGATTACGTTTTTTATCCTTAGGTGTCATCATCACATTAAATGGTACAGAATTCGATTGCTTCTCTTCTTTGTGGAGATCTACTCGTTTTATCTGTTGGGATGGTTCCCAATCTGAATTTTTCTCCGCTTCCCATTTTTCTTTCGGTTCTTCCTCTCTAGGCTCCATTACTGAAGCATCTGCATGCTTTGAAAAGTCCTGAACTTGTTTTTCCAATTTCGGTGATGTCTCAACTGGTTCGTTTCCCTCTGACTTTTCATCAGATTCCATGCGTGGTAAGTATGATGAGCGCTGATGTCGAATCGAACGAGTTTGCTTTGACCAAGTAATATCCTTTCGCAGAAATGCTGGGACGTTCTCTATTTCTTTCCTCAATCTAGATTGACGATGCATTCCATGAATCGGAGAAGGAACTTCACTTAATTTAAAAGGCTGCTTACGTTCCTGTGAATCATCCTGTTTGATTCGCTGTTCCTCAACCTGTACATGTCTTTTTTCTTGTTTTCGTTGAAAAGCTGGGACATCGTATTCAATCTTAGGTTTTGGTTCCGTTTTTCTCGTTTGACTCGGCTCATCTGGAATCAGCGGAAAGCGAAAAGAACGTTCATTTGGATACTGATAAGACATTTTGGTTTCTACTGCCTGTTTTGTATTAAAATTGCCACTTATATATTCTCTTTTTGAAGTGGATTGCCCAGATTCCTCTACCTCTTCTGTAAACCAGTCTTTCATTTTTTTCATTAATTGATGCCACATGACATTCACTCTTTCTAAAATTTTCGTCGAATGTTGTTATAAGCTATTGTAACACAGGTTTATGGCATGTAAGGTAATATTTTCATCCTGAATAAAGAGAAAAACCTTTGTTCATTGCAACAAAGGTTTTTCTCTAAGCCTAAAATACGAAGGCTTGTCCTGCCTCATATTGATTATCTAATACATAAATTCCTTTTTCTTTTGGAGCATTTGGTAGACCTAACTCTTTCATCGAACAAATCATTCCATGAGAATCGACGCCACGTAGCTGGGTTGGTTTAATTTCCATTCCACTTGGCATCACAGCACCAACCTTGGCAACCACTACTTTTTGCCCTTGATCAATGTTTGGAGCACCACAGACGATTTGCAGAGTTTCATCTCCAACATCAACCTGACAAACACTTAGCTTATCCGCATTTTCATGCTGTTGTTTCTCTTTAACATATCCTACAACGAACTTAGGACTGAAGTCTAAGCCGGATCCATCTTCTATCCCATTCGTTTGAAACGCTTTTTCCAATTCAGTTGCTACCTCTTTATCTACTGGTACTTCATTTAATTTCTCTACATTCGAAAAATATCCGGAGGCATTAAATATATTATAGCCTAGCAATGACTTATCGTTCGTATTAATAATTTTTACAATATCCCCATATCTCTCAAACGTTGTTTCATTGCGCTCGCCTTGTTTCACAGGAATAATAAGAACATCCCCAATTCCTTTTTCATTGTAAAACATATTCATTTTTCGTCATCCTTTCTTGAATCGTTAGCAGGTCGGTTTTTCGCTAGAATAAAGACTGGTTCTAATTTTTTATCTTCGTATATAAATGGAAGGGACGTAATCGGTACACGTCCTTCCGCGAAAAACTTCATCGTCATTTGGGCTAGTATGTCGTACCCCGTTTTATTCTGAATATCTGCAAAAATAAGCACATCCTGATGGGGGACCGCAACCGCCAGTTCTCCTTTACTATTGGCCTTCATCTCTTCTAGAAGTGATTCGTTTAAAATTCTACTTGCATCGTATCCGTCTTGGGATGCAATAAAGTAAAAATCGTTATCCGCAACCTGATCATGTTTCGATTTATTTTCCAATGATCGCACATTGAACGTGGAGATTTCCTTTATTCTATCCAACGTCCATCCTTCTGCTTCTAACATTTCTTCCTCTAAAAGCTTGTAAGAAGTCCCCAAGTCTAACGCATAATATATTCTCGTTTCTGCCGTATGTTCAGAAAAAAGAAGCTTTTTTCCTGCCTTCGTCTTTCTCGGAAAGGAAGTAGCACGAATTACCGGAAATATATAACGCTCTTGTCCAGTTAATTCATGGGTTTCATTCATCACTTTAAGAGCTTCAGAGACATGGTATTGTAACTCATCAAGAGCTGCTTCTCCTCGCACTTCATATTTCGCAATTACGTTTGGGATAGAAATGGATATTCCTTGTCCGGATTCTTTCCATTCCACACGAAATTTGTCCTTATCACGATTAAATGATGTACGCCATTCACTATTATGGAAACGCTCTTCTAGCTTTTTTTTCATTTTAATACTATTCATTTTCATTATTTCATCCACCTCTTGGAAGAAGTTAATCCACGTGCTATTTTAGCATTAATGAACTTAATATAAAAGAAATCCCCTTCCGCATGGAAAGGGGCTCTATTTTATAAAAGGGAGTCGATAAACGTTTCAATCTCTTCTCGTGTTTTTCGATCTTTGCTAACAAAACGTCCAACCTCTTCCCCTTGATGAAATCCGATAAAGCTTGGGATTCCAAATACATCATATTCGCGACATATCTCTATAAATTGATCACGATCTACATGAACAAAGGTGTATTCAGAATACTTTTGCTCTAAATCTGGCAAAAATGGGTCAATAAAATGGCAATCTGGACACCAATCTGCAGAAAACATCAATAGTACTTTATCTTTCTTTAGAAGTCCTTGAAGTTGTTCCTCTGATTCTAACATTAACATGCCTTGCACCGCCTTATTCATAGTTAATTCTCATATCACCTGGCTGTATCCATCCTCGTCTTCTTAGCCATTCAGACAAAAGAAGGCTAACAAGAGCAGGTCCAATGATGTGTAACAATAACACCAGCCACAATACAGGGAGTGTAAATCCCATTGATTCAAACGTCATGATTTGTCCGACAAAACCAGCTGTTCCCATCCCTGCACCTAAAGAGTTATTCTCCATTTCAAAATATACAGTGGCTAAGGGAGCAAATACGAGACCCGCTATCGTCGGTGGTAAGAGTATTATTGGTTTCTGGATGATATTTGCCACTTGAAGCATAGAAGTACCTATTCCTTGTGCGAGAAATCCACCTAATCCATTGTCTCGGTAACTAGAAACTGCAAACCCGATCATTTGTGACGCGCATCCAATTGTTGCTGCCCCAGCTGCAATTCCACTTAAATCAAGCATAATAGCAATAGCTGCACTCGAAATTGGTGCTGTTAAAGCCCATCCCATTAACACTGCAACAATAATCCCCATTATAAACGGCTGTTGCTCGGTTGACCAATTAATTATACTTCCAAACCAAGTCATGAAGTTGTTAATTGGTGGACCAATAAATGTTCCAACGATAAACCCAACTGCAATGGTAACAAATGGCGTTAATAAAATATCCACTCGCGTTTGCTTATAGATCAATTTCCCAAACTCTGTGGCAAGGACTGCAGTCACATAGCTTCCCGCTGGTCCTCCTAGTTCCGCTCCGAATGCTCCAGCATATAGAGCAGAGAACAAAACTAACGGTGGAGCTTTTAGACCATATGCAATCGCAACTCCAATGGCTCCTCCCATTACTTTTGTATCCATGGCGTAGCTTCCCATATCCACTAACGCTGTTTGTACAGAGACTGGAACAAAGCCTAGCTGTTCTCCTAATGTCTTAATAATCAATCCAATAATTAAAGAAGAAAAAAGACCTAATGCCATAAAGCTTAAAGCTGTAATAAAATATTCTCTTGGTGACAACGAGATACCTTTCTTATGTAAAAATGCAATCACTGTACAAGTCCCCCCTATCATAGTAATACAACAAACTCATCAATATGTTACACAATGCCGCCCTTGAAGACAAATTTAGTTTTTTAAAAATTTTCTTGAAGTTCAAATTGTTTTTTTGTTGAAAATTCTCTATAATTGTTGCATTAGAGAAAATTTTGTCATTCATTATTCTCTGATTAATCCGATAAAAAAAGAGAATCATTAAAGGGGGAGTCAAAATGAAATCCATTCGAAGTCGTGTACGGTTAATCCTAGTGCTAGCTGTCACAAGTTTAGTCGTTTTAACAGTATTTGCATTTATATTTATGAATCAACAAAAAAACTGGTCAGAAAAACGTAATACTGTAGAAGAAGCCTTAGTACATAGCAGTGAAGTTGAAACGGAAATGGCGTTAACTCGAATCAAGGAACAAACCTTCTTTTCTAATCCTTCCGAAGAAAATGCAGAGGCGCTTAAAAAGTCCATTGCCAATGTAAAGTCTTTAGCCTCAAAATATGCGGATGAATTATCCAGCAACAAGGAAATTTCTGATAATTTTCTGCTCATTGAAAAAAGTGCCACCACCTATGAAAAACAAATTGACCCTATGGTAAACATGTTCCGGATGATTGGTTTTACAGAAGATCAAGGTCTCAACAAATACATAGATGAGTCTTATACGAGTCTTCAAGGAATAATTAATGATTATAATAATCCGAATCTAACAAACGCCTTAATGAACGTTAAAATACAAGAACAAGAATATTTAGAGGCTGGGGATTCAGAAAAAAATAACTTCGATACCGCTGTAAGAGATTTCACAAGATTAGTTACAGATTCAGATATTTCCAAAGATCAAAAAAGTGAAATCGATGCATCCTTATTAAAGTATCAACAAAACGTTAACACGATTACATCTACCCAAACACAAGCACAGGCTATTACAAACTCTTTTGAAAATGTAGCTGCAAACGTCGGTAAAATCATTTCGGATGTTGGAGTAAGTGCTGAAAAGATGAACAAGAATATCCAAGAAGATCAAGCAGCAGCATTGAGATGGCTTACCATTTCATTTATTGCTATCGGTGTACTAGCATTAGGGATCATGGTAGGAACGGGGATTATTCTTATTCGATCCATCTCAAAATCTGTTAATCAATTAAAAACAGGTGCTCAAATCATCGGAGATGGTGACTTGTCCTATCGCGTATCGGTAGATTCAAAAGACGAGATGGCTGAGATTGGTTCTACCTTTAATCAAATGGCGAGCCGTATGGAAGCTTCCATGCTTAAAGTAAAAGAAGCTTCTAATGTGTTAGGTAGTTCATCTTCTAACCTAGCTGCTGTTTCAGAACAAACCACTGCACAAGCAGAGGAAGTATCGGAAGCTATTAATCAGGTTGCGACAGGTTCTCAAAACCAAGCTTATCAAATTGAACAAAGCACACAACTAATCCAAGATGTATCAGAAGCTATTCAAGTAACACGTGTAGCTGCTGAGGATATATCAGGAAAACTCGAAGGGGCCGAAAACGAAGGGAAATCAGGCTTAGATACTGTTCATAAACTTGAGGATACCTCCAGTAATTTTATTCAACTTGCTGCCCATTTAAGTAATGAAGTTTTGCAAGCAGCCGCACAATCAAAAGATATTACAACTATCGTTTCTGCTATCGAAGAAATTGCTGACAGCACAAACCTTCTCGCTTTGAATGCAGCCATTGAATCCGCGCGAGCGGGAGAAAGTGGTCGAGGATTTGCTGTTGTAGCAGATGAGGTTAGAAAACTTGCTGAGCGCTCTAAGACAGAAGCACAGGAAATTCATCAGCTCGTTAACCATATGTATAAGCAAATGAATAATTTATCAGAGGAAGCTAATAAATTTACAAGCTATCAAGAAACACAAGAAGAAGCAGTAGCCTTAACAAAGGACGCGTTTAACCGTATTGTACAAAACATTTACGAAATGAATGAAAAGATTGAAGAAGTAAGACATTCTATTCAAAACGTGGATGGAGTAAATGAACATCTGAAAGAAGCCCTTCATTCCATAAGTGTTATTTCGGAAGAATCTGTTGCAACTGCTGAAGAAGTAGCTGCATCGAGTGAAACTCAATCTCAATCTATTGAAGAAGTGAACCAAGCTGCTCTAGATCTTCAAGCTCTATCTCAAGAATTAGAAGCTGAAGTTAGTCAATTCAAATTAAATGCCAATAGAGAAGAAGAGTTTGATAGCTCTTCCGAATTCGTTGAAGAAGTAGAAGAACAGCAAGATAACAGCTCCGAAGAAATCGTTGAACACGACATTCTCGAAGAAAGTAATGATGTTAACGGATCCCTCGATTTTAATGAAGACGAGAATATCGAACATGAGGAGACTTCCCATTCACAGAACGTGGATTCTATTGGACAAAATGGAGAAGACCTTGAATCTACTTTAGAGAACAAGATAGAAGAACATGAAAATTATAGTGAAGTTTATAATGATGAACGTGATGAAGAAAACGAAATAAGTCCAACAGAGAACACAACTGAAGAGGTTCAAGAAGATGAAGAGAAAACAGATTCAACGGAATCAGATGAATCTGGTGAGTCGGAGAATCAAGAACTTCACGTAGATGATGAAGTAAACAACAACAAATAAAAAAATGGGCAGTTCACGATGAACTGCCCATTTTTTTATTCCTGTTCTGTATTTTGTAATGAGTTGGCCATCACCATCATATCCTTTGCACTTTGCTCGATATTCCCTTTAGATGTAATGGTTGTTATTTTCACACCACCAACCCCTATTTGAAGCTCATAATCGTCCTCATTAGAAACGATTCGTAAATAGCCGAATTTATCTTCCTTTTCAAATGTTTTTAATAACAAAGGATTTTCGATAGTAGACGCTTCTTTATAATTCAATTGGCTAGTGAGTTCTTCTAATGCATTATAAAATAAAATGTAAGTCTGCTTTCCATCTTCTAAAATAACATTACTAGATTCTTGCTCCGCAATTTCTAGGTGTTTAGGTATGTAAAGCGAGAAGCCTTCCATCTCTTGATTGGGTTCTTTCCCCTTTTCATTAAACGTCTCTTCCACTACAGCCTCCGTACTCTTTATAACTTCCTTTTCCGATTTCAAGCTACAACCAGCTAAAAAAAAGAAAGCGATTCCTATAAAAAGTAGGATAGTAAGTTTCGTTCCCTTCACCATACTTCCCCCTGAATCCATATAGTCCTTTATTCCCTATTAACTATATACTATGCCTCCAAGCTTTGACAAGTTTCGCACTAATCACATACTTTGTCGTGTACTACCAAAGTCGATATAATGATAAAAGAAGATAAGTGAAGGAGGAGACTACATGAGACTTACGGTTTACTTAGCTGGGCAAATTCATGACAATTGGCGTGAAGAGATAAAAGAAAAAGCGAAAAAGTTAGACTTACCTTTAGATTTTGTTGGCCCACAAGAAAATCATGAACTTTCCGATCAAATTGGAGAACAGATTCTTGGTAAGCAACCTAGCGCATATTACCGAGACGATGCAGCATCTGATATAAATAACTTTCGAACGGAAGTCCTTATGAAAAAAGCGGATATCGTTATTGCTTTATTTGGAGAATCGTACAAGCAGTGGAATACAGCAATGGACACAACAACTGCGATAACCCTTCAGAAGCCAACAATAATAATTCGACCAGAATCATTAATTCATCCGTTAAAGGAGCTATCAAACAAAGCAAACGTAACCGTGGAAACGTTGGATCAAGCATTAAATGTTATTCAATATATTTACAAGTAAGCAAAAAAGCACGCTAGCTGCGTGCTTTTTTACTCAATTGATATTGACCTTTCAAAATGTGTAAAACATGAGAAAACATTTGATCACGGGTTACCTGACCATCGGTAAAAATGCCAACAGCTCCTTCTTTTTTTCGTGCGTTCTGTTTATTCGTATATTGATCCATTAAATCCCCAAGCTCTTGCCCTTCCCTTAAAGGTTGCTTAAATACTTCCGGAAGCGGAAAGCGAGCGCCCGCTGCAATATAAAGTTCTCCTGTCTCGTCTACTAAGGCTCCCCAGTTACAAATAAATACCTGATTGTGAAACTCCATTACGCCGCCTTCTAACCCGATTCCTAAAACACCATCTTCTCTTGCAGCACAAGCCTTCGCTCGATTTATAGCTCCCTCTAATGTTTCTTCATCAGAAAGAGGTTGTGCAGAGACTAAACTAGGTACATCTTGTGGATAAACCGTCGATTCCGTAAATACTGATTCAACTGCAATAATTTTGGCAGGATTTTCCGACCCAACATATATGCTCTTCTGTTTCATGTTCATTACCCGTTATTTCGGATTTGATCCACTGTGTTTTGATCTGTTGTTCTGATTAGCTTCAGTAGTAATTCTTTTGCAGCAGCGTAATCATCTACATGGATAATCGAACCATGTGTATGAATATAACGAGAACATATTCCGATTACTGCAGAAGGCACACCTTCATTGGACAAATGAACACGTCCAGCATCTGTTCCACCTTGAGAAATAAAATATTGATATGGGATATGATTGGATTCTGCTGTATCTAGAATGAATTCACGCATGCCTTTATGAGTAATCATCGAACGGTCGAATATACGGAGTAATGCTCCTTTTCCTAATTGACCGAATTCTTTATCATCCCCAGACATATCATTAGCCGGTGAAGCATCCAATGCATAGA includes:
- a CDS encoding YtoQ family protein; this translates as MRLTVYLAGQIHDNWREEIKEKAKKLDLPLDFVGPQENHELSDQIGEQILGKQPSAYYRDDAASDINNFRTEVLMKKADIVIALFGESYKQWNTAMDTTTAITLQKPTIIIRPESLIHPLKELSNKANVTVETLDQALNVIQYIYK
- a CDS encoding methyl-accepting chemotaxis protein; this translates as MKSIRSRVRLILVLAVTSLVVLTVFAFIFMNQQKNWSEKRNTVEEALVHSSEVETEMALTRIKEQTFFSNPSEENAEALKKSIANVKSLASKYADELSSNKEISDNFLLIEKSATTYEKQIDPMVNMFRMIGFTEDQGLNKYIDESYTSLQGIINDYNNPNLTNALMNVKIQEQEYLEAGDSEKNNFDTAVRDFTRLVTDSDISKDQKSEIDASLLKYQQNVNTITSTQTQAQAITNSFENVAANVGKIISDVGVSAEKMNKNIQEDQAAALRWLTISFIAIGVLALGIMVGTGIILIRSISKSVNQLKTGAQIIGDGDLSYRVSVDSKDEMAEIGSTFNQMASRMEASMLKVKEASNVLGSSSSNLAAVSEQTTAQAEEVSEAINQVATGSQNQAYQIEQSTQLIQDVSEAIQVTRVAAEDISGKLEGAENEGKSGLDTVHKLEDTSSNFIQLAAHLSNEVLQAAAQSKDITTIVSAIEEIADSTNLLALNAAIESARAGESGRGFAVVADEVRKLAERSKTEAQEIHQLVNHMYKQMNNLSEEANKFTSYQETQEEAVALTKDAFNRIVQNIYEMNEKIEEVRHSIQNVDGVNEHLKEALHSISVISEESVATAEEVAASSETQSQSIEEVNQAALDLQALSQELEAEVSQFKLNANREEEFDSSSEFVEEVEEQQDNSSEEIVEHDILEESNDVNGSLDFNEDENIEHEETSHSQNVDSIGQNGEDLESTLENKIEEHENYSEVYNDERDEENEISPTENTTEEVQEDEEKTDSTESDESGESENQELHVDDEVNNNK
- a CDS encoding PTS transporter subunit IIC; its protein translation is MIAFLHKKGISLSPREYFITALSFMALGLFSSLIIGLIIKTLGEQLGFVPVSVQTALVDMGSYAMDTKVMGGAIGVAIAYGLKAPPLVLFSALYAGAFGAELGGPAGSYVTAVLATEFGKLIYKQTRVDILLTPFVTIAVGFIVGTFIGPPINNFMTWFGSIINWSTEQQPFIMGIIVAVLMGWALTAPISSAAIAIMLDLSGIAAGAATIGCASQMIGFAVSSYRDNGLGGFLAQGIGTSMLQVANIIQKPIILLPPTIAGLVFAPLATVYFEMENNSLGAGMGTAGFVGQIMTFESMGFTLPVLWLVLLLHIIGPALVSLLLSEWLRRRGWIQPGDMRINYE
- a CDS encoding DUF84 family protein — encoded protein: MKQKSIYVGSENPAKIIAVESVFTESTVYPQDVPSLVSAQPLSDEETLEGAINRAKACAAREDGVLGIGLEGGVMEFHNQVFICNWGALVDETGELYIAAGARFPLPEVFKQPLREGQELGDLMDQYTNKQNARKKEGAVGIFTDGQVTRDQMFSHVLHILKGQYQLSKKARS